In a genomic window of Accipiter gentilis chromosome 23, bAccGen1.1, whole genome shotgun sequence:
- the CAMKV gene encoding caM kinase-like vesicle-associated protein, producing the protein MPFGCVTLGDKKDYNQPSEVTDRYDLGQVIKTEEFCEIFRAKEKTTGKLYTCKKFLKRDGRKVRKAAKNEIIILKMVKHPNILQLVDVYITRKEYFIFLELATGREVFDWILDQGYYSERDTSNVIRQVLEAVAYLHSLKIVHRNLKLENLVYYNRLKNSKIVISDFHLAKLENGLIKEPCGTPEYLAPEVVGRQRYGRPVDCWAIGVIMYILLSGNPPFYEEADEDDYENHDKNLFRKILAGDYEFDPPYWDDISQAAKELVTRLMEVEQDQRITAEEAISHEWISGNAASDKNIKDGVCAQIEKNFARAKWKKAVRVTTLMKRLRAPEQTETAPAPATTATAATAATAAAAAATAATDTAAPATPGTPPAATCNGDGAATAAAAAATTTEAPGEQTG; encoded by the exons atGCCGTTTGGCTGCGTGACGCTGGGAGACAAGAAAGATTATAACCAGCCGTCCGAGGTGACCGACAGATATGACCTGGGCCAGGTCATCAAAAC ggaggagttctGTGAAATCTTCCGGGCCAAGGAGAAGACGACGGGGAAGCTGTACACCTGCAAGAAGTTTTTGAAGCGGGACGGGCGGAAAGTGCGGAAGGCGGCCAAAAACGAGATCATCATCCTCAAAAT GGTGAAGCACCCCAACATCCTGCAGCTGGTGGACGTCTACATCACCCGCAAGGAGTATTTCATCTTCCTGGAGCT GGCCACCGGCCGGGAGGTCTTCGACTGGATCCTGGACCAGGGCTACTACTCCGAGAGGGACACCAGCAACGTCATCCGGCAGGTGCTGGAGGCCGTCGCCTACCTGCACTCGCTCAAGATCGTCCACAGGAACCTCAAG CTGGAGAACCTGGTGTACTATAACCGCCTGAAGAACTCCAAGATCGTCATCAGTGACTTCCACCTGGCCAAGCTGGAGAACGGGCTCATCAAGGAGCCCTGCGGCACCCCCGAGTACCTGG CTCCGGAGGTGGTGGGGCGGCAGCGGTACGGGCGGCCGGTGGACTGCTGGGCCATCGGCGTCATCATGTACATCCT CCTCTCGGGGAACCCCCCTTTCTACGAGGAGGCGGACGAGGATGATTACGAGAACCACGACAAGAACCTCTTCCGCAAAATCCTGGCCGGGGACTACGAGTTCGACCCGCCGTACTGGGACGACATCTCGCAGGCCG cCAAGGAGCTGGTGACGCGCCTGATGGAGGTGGAGCAGGACCAGCGGATCACGGCGGAGGAAGCCATCTCCCACGAGTG GATCTCTGGCAACGCCGCCTCTGACAAGAACATCAAGGACGGTGTCTGCGCCCAGATCGAGAAGAACTTTGCCCGGGCCAAGTGGAAG AAAGCCGTGCGAGTGACCACGCTCATGAAACGCCTGCGAGCACCCGAGCAGACGGagacggccccggccccggcgaccacggccaccgccgccaccgccgccaccgccgccgccgccgccgccaccgccgccacgGACACTGCGGCCCCCGCGACCCCCGGCACGCCGCCCGCCGCCACGTGTAACGGGGACGGggctgccaccgccgccgccgccgccgccaccaccaccgagGCCCCCGGCGAGCAGACCGGCTGA
- the LOC126049916 gene encoding actin-like yields the protein MGTKPVERYKALCAVVIDTGTGHTRSGLAGDEQPRSVVPSRAGGSPVLTHGVVTDWDGLEELWHRILYQELGVCPEEVAVLATDAPLSPIANREKVAELLFEGFGVPAMLVLPRSLLAAYSYGHTAGVVVGSGAGTSYAAGVQEGYALPHATFRLDVAGDALTLYLGRLLGSRGVHLDADPLRRLKETCCCVLPGAGGARPLTPPGTSGLLLGDERFRCPEALLAPAALGLPGPGLLEQAALSLRRCGGPPGRPPPRLLLAGGTTLLRGFAGRLAAELGVPPEAAPRRRVAAWLGGSLAASLDAFQGAWVPRDAYGEDGPAAVHPRCC from the coding sequence ATGGGGACCAAGCCGGTGGAGAGGTACAAGGCTTTGTGTGCCGTCGTCATCGACACGGGGACGGGCCACACCAGGAGCGGGCTGGCCGGGGACGAGCAGCCGCGGTCGGTGGTGCCCAGCCGGGCGGGGGGCAGCCCCGTCCTCACCCACGGCGTGGTCACCGACTGGGACGGGCTGGAGGAGCTGTGGCACCGAATCCTCTACCAGGAGCTGGGCGTCTGCCCCGAGGAGGTGGCGGTGCTGGCCACGGACGCCCCGCTCTCTCCCATCGCCAACCGGGAGAAGGTGGCCGAGCTGCTCTTCGAGGGCTTCGGGGTGCCGGCCATGCTGGTGCTGCCCCGCTCCCTGCTCGCCGCCTACTCCTACGGCCACACCGCCGGCGTGGTGGTGGGCTCCGGTGCCGGCACCTCCTACGCGGCGGGGGTGCAGGAGGGCTACGCGCTGCCCCACGCCACCTTCCGCCTCGACGTGGCCGGGGACGCCCTCACCCTCTACCTGGGCCGGCTGCTGGGGTCCCGCGGGGTCCACCTCGACGCCGACCCCCTGCGCCGCTTGAAGGAGACCTGCTGCTGCGTCctgccgggggccgggggggcccggCCCCTCACCCCCCCCGGCACCTCGGGGCTGCTCCTGGGGGACGAGAGGTTCCGCTGCCCCGAGGCGCTGCTGGCTCCCGCCGccctggggctgccggggccgggcCTGCTGGAGCAGGCGGCCCTCAGCCTGCGCCGGTGCGGgggcccccccggccgccccccgcctcgCCTGCTGCTGGCGGGGGGTACCACGCTGCTGCGCGGCTTCGCCGGGCGCCTGGCCGCCGAGCTGGGGGTGCCCCCCgaggccgccccccgccgccgcgtgGCCGCCTGGCTGGGCGGCTCGCTGGCCGCCTCCCTCGACGCCTTCCAGGGCGCGTGGGTGCCACGGGACGCCTACGGGGAGGACGGCCCGGCCGCCGTGCACCCCCGCTGCTGCTGA